One region of Eupeodes corollae chromosome 1, idEupCoro1.1, whole genome shotgun sequence genomic DNA includes:
- the LOC129938350 gene encoding uncharacterized protein LOC129938350, translating into MAASSIVINTNSFCEEDLTTFLECSERIQKCEERQRGDWLKKAILTNQEIFETSSVSAVTDDDLIKRNEGEQSFISRSASMEDLLKYFEEDVQVDSDQDAKKLERNIEVVKPVVLSPNTGAIKKTKIQSKAPSNDHVILSNIKPSELKEIRWQSSAPSGSYSKTHHTGQLDPMRKFVKLSDLDLIDQNSSKGNPPKRFSSSNNDDLITEIIIKPSDSPKQNDLKEYGFKSENLRSILNGRSSRANHEHLKPSDLNLTMKEWEERYFKIIRKDLKPQDLNLTQKEWDERYYQIIRNDLKPVEPIPSVRSVKSPQQKPMKLDDKPSKWEKALRPPKKNVKSKVQKIAEMFNGMITQVMKNDQPVSNYERFTNELSPEPVAKPPQPKIRTKLQQVHRHTATPKSSPKPTPRSSPKLSKRPITPTGCLIPEEVFNKLSVKDKALLFNKFMREMSRQNPDFTVDPEEFKSALEKKKNSEITEPMVLTEKQESVMNLARELEAKIMFPKQTISPAALVKTPSKKGPAPQPPVHENIERDEITGDDDSVHVSKLTVVLKPSPNKPVTAFNCPVLRRKITTPTVVVCPSMKRTNHQISSSVPIEIYAPPRKIRRTRPERSNSKKFTQNPNLEQLFYGWMKDRHGLSFDIQTQDENTSQEDKSQEGNAPAVVNDVEPEDNDKTIETDTTLKNDELEVEVEPTKKEEAPMQPTNKTSKNDPSESDSSLITMPSSKVNTDESQTDQAKESPDADFDFVKPVRPPRKKKVRRATLTWKKDASIVEKLPLSTTDSDSDFKQLGPQLQQKPKKPTTLVTNDVSSKGKKLIFKDSPSPTTQNSFEVDDAFLDFMNSPTKIRNAYTLTVMSSPSQKADSVLSNTSEAPAKPPRKGKASITQLPYNIDESKFENEDQGFETGSTGYSPARIVHKTSATFSVSPAPEKSPLFIKLNSEMERRMSGANQTPSAYSTPVKNNSNISESKLNPTKKQSWHTVFSPIQTSGSRRRSLADSESRRSSIVMDVIREEQHQQSKKPESPTVNDDVFFSTPSTDICRDRKSSFWISIDDLTLSMDIFGNPKDRLSLLSDIFGQKSGESKNVHFGIDDLKYSPKEGAVSEEITKNLPKVEGISYYWFASGDLAVPFQGNFIAPERVKEIFNFICNSSSSSEQHSFGVDDIEFSKIPEPASPCPKFSIESSYSMLIGLNGKSNEQRNKFTWPASSRNSTPFKTSDFDPSEFDSDSFEVSEIGRLSFSPYGSNYFDMASMQSGDRTSIASYASMGSPEMFTSEYENEPLDKMFGTKKTNPTASSPTTSETFVLGKNTDKSIKMPKLLPPTDSMTVDKMIETIRKQQHKLQNLETDMKTYTNPAGFTSSVLDKYHGRPYVRKLHNIVRSIQIIAKTGFENCTAQQLESFLYFLSLYAETCLSSCSNQMNVILEQLRKDKSVQV; encoded by the coding sequence ATGGCAGCATCTTCGATTGTAATTAATACTAATTCGTTTTGTGAAGAAGATCTCACGACATTCCTTGAATGTTCGGAAAGAATTCAGAAGTGTGAAGAACGTCAAAGAGGCGATTGGCTAAAAAAAGCCATTTTGACCAATCAAGAGATATTTGAAACCAGCTCTGTCAGTGCAGTTACCGATGATGATTTGATTAAGCGAAACGAAGGCGAACAATCATTTATTTCACGATCGGCTAGTATGGAAGATCTTCTTAAGTATTTTGAAGAAGACGTTCAGGTCGATAGTGACCAAGATGCAAAGAAGTTGGAGAGAAATATCGAAGTTGTGAAACCAGTAGTACTTTCACCAAATACTGGAGCTATTAAGAAAACCAAAATCCAGTCCAAGGCTCCTTCGAATGATCATGTTATATTATCCAACATCAAACCAAGTGAACTTAAGGAAATTCGTTGGCAATCAAGTGCTCCAAGTGGTAGCTATTCGAAGACCCACCATACAGGACAGCTCGATCCAATGAGGAAGTTCGTGAAGTTAAGTGATCTAGATTTGATCGATCAAAATTCGAGCAAAGGAAATCCTCCAAAGCGTTTTTCATCATCTAATAACGACGATCTTATAACCGAAATCATCATCAAGCCATCCGACAGTCCGAAGCAAAACGATCTTAAAGAGTATGGTTTCAAATCTGAAAATCTTAGATCAATACTTAATGGAAGATCATCTCGAGCAAATCATGAACACCTCAAGCCGAGTGATCTCAATCTTACTATGAAAGAATGGGAAGAAAGATATTTCAAGATCATTCGAAAAGATCTCAAGCCACAAGATCTTAATCTAACCCAAAAGGAATGGGATGAAAGATATTACCAAATAATTCGCAACGACCTTAAACCTGTTGAACCGATTCCATCTGTAAGAAGTGTCAAGTCACCACAACAAAAACCCATGAAGCTCGATGATAAACCAAGTAAATGGGAAAAGGCTCTTAGGCCTCCCAAAAAGAATGTTAAGTCAAAGGTGCAAAAGATAGCTGAGATGTTCAATGGAATGATCACTCAAGTGATGAAGAATGACCAACCGGTAAGTAACTATGAACGTTTTACAAATGAGTTATCTCCAGAACCGGTCGCAAAGCCACCTCAGCCAAAAATCCGTACCAAGTTGCAGCAAGTTCATCGCCATACGGCTACCCCAAAAAGCAGTCCAAAACCAACTCCGAGATCAAGCCCAAAACTCAGCAAACGTCCAATTACTCCAACTGGTTGCTTGATTCCTGAAGAGGTTTTTAATAAGCTGTCAGTAAAGGATAAAGCTTTGCTCTTTAATAAGTTCATGCGAGAAATGTCCAGACAGAATCCAGACTTCACCGTCGACCCTGAAGAATTTAAATCAGCTTTAGAGAAGAAAAAGAACTCAGAAATAACTGAGCCCATGGTTCTCACTGAGAAGCAAGAATCAGTGATGAATCTTGCCAGAGAGCTCGAAGCTAAGATCATGTTTCCTAAGCAAACTATTTCTCCAGCTGCTTTGGTTAAAACTCCATCAAAGAAGGGACCAGCACCTCAGCCTCCTGTGCATGAGAACATCGAAAGAGACGAGATAACAGGTGACGATGATTCTGTTCATGTTAGTAAACTCACTGTGGTTCTTAAGCCTTCGCCGAACAAACCAGTCACAGCATTTAATTGTCCAGTactaagaagaaaaataacaacCCCAACTGTAGTGGTCTGTCCATCGATGAAGCGCACCAATCATCAAATTTCCTCTTCAGTTCCAATTGAAATTTATGCACCACCAAGAAAGATCCGTCGAACCCGACCAGAACGGAGCAATTCGAAGAAGTTCACCCAAAATCCGAATCTTGAGCAACTTTTCTATGGCTGGATGAAGGATCGCCATGGTCTGAGCTTTGATATACAGACTCAAGATGAAAATACTTCACAAGAAGATAAAAGCCAGGAAGGAAATGCACCCGCAGTTGTGAATGATGTGGAGCCCGAAGACAATGATAAGACTATTGAAACAGACACAACGCTTAAAAATGATGAACTAGAAGTGGAAGTGGAGCCGACCAAAAAAGAAGAAGCCCCTATGCAGCCAACGAACAAAACCTCCAAGAATGATCCCTCTGAAAGTGACAGTAGCTTGATAACCATGCCCAGTTCTAAAGTCAACACTGATGAATCTCAAACAGACCAAGCTAAAGAATCACCTGATGCTGATTTTGACTTTGTCAAGCCTGTTCGCCCACCACGCAAGAAGAAGGTCAGGCGTGCAACCCTCACATGGAAGAAAGATGCTTCCATCGTTGAAAAACTTCCACTATCTACAACTGATTCCGATTCTGATTTCAAACAACTTGGTCCCCAACTACAACAAAAGCCCAAGAAGCCAACAACTTTGGTCACTAATGATGTATCTTCTAAGGGCAAAAAGCTTATTTTCAAAGACTCTCCCTCGCCAACAACTCAAAATAGCTTCGAAGTCGATGATGCCTTCTTGGACTTTATGAATTCTCCCACAAAGATTCGAAATGCTTATACTCTAACTGTGATGTCTTCACCATCACAAAAGGCAGACAGTGTCTTAAGTAACACAAGTGAGGCGCCAGCTAAGCCCCCTCGAAAGGGTAAAGCATCCATCACCCAGCTTCCATATAACATCGATGAGTCCAAATTTGAAAACGAAGACCAAGGCTTCGAAACTGGATCGACCGGTTATAGTCCTGCTCGAATCGTACATAAGACATCTGCAACATTCTCGGTGAGTCCTGCTCCAGAAAAGTCTCCACTTTTTATCAAACTAAATTCCGAGATGGAAAGGAGAATGTCTGGAGCTAATCAGACACCATCGGCGTACTCGACTCCTGtgaaaaacaactcaaatatCAGTGAAAGCAAACTCAATCCAACAAAGAAACAATCTTGGCACACCGTCTTTAGTCCAATCCAAACAAGTGGCAGTCGTCGCAGGTCTTTGGCAGATTCTGAAAGCCGACGCAGTTCCATTGTGATGGATGTAATCCGTGAAGAACAACACCAACAATCGAAGAAACCTGAATCACCAACTGTTAATGACGACGTCTTCTTTTCAACACCATCAACTGATATTTGTCGTGACCGGAAGTCTTCATTTTGGATATCAATCGATGATCTCACTCTTTCTATGGACATCTTTGGAAACCCTAAAGATCGCTTGAGTCTCCTCTCCGATATCTTCGGCCAGAAAAGTGGAGAGTCCAAAAATGTACACTTTGGAATCGATGACTTAAAATATTCCCCTAAAGAGGGAGCTGTCTCCGAAGAGATCACCAAAAACTTACCAAAGGTCGAGGGTATTTCTTACTATTGGTTTGCCAGTGGAGACTTGGCAGTTCCATTCCAGGGCAACTTCATAGCTCCAGAGAGAGTTAAGGAAATCTTCAACTTTATTTGTAATTCAAGTTCCTCAAGCGAACAACATTCATTTGGAGTTGATGACATTGAATTCTCCAAAATACCCGAGCCAGCAAGCCCCTGTCCGAAATTTTCCATCGAAAGCAGTTACAGTATGCTGATCGGCTTAAATGGCAAAAGTAATGAGCAGCGTAACAAATTCACCTGGCCTGCAAGTTCCCGAAATTCGACTCCATTCAAAACAAGCGACTTTGACCCCTCGGAATTTGACTCCGACAGTTTCGAAGTCAGTGAAATTGGACGACTATCTTTCAGCCCCTATGGAAGCAACTACTTTGATATGGCATCGATGCAAAGTGGCGATAGAACTTCAATTGCTTCCTACGCTTCGATGGGAAGCCCTGAAATGTTCACATCTGAATACGAAAATGAACCTCTCGACAAGATGTTCGGCACTAAGAAAACCAATCCAACAGCATCATCACCCACAACCAGTGAAACCTTCGTTCTAGGAAAGAATACCGACAAATCCATCAAAATGCCAAAACTCCTGCCACCAACTGATTCaatgacagttgacaaaatgaTTGAAACCATCCGCAAACAACAGCACAAACTTCAGAATCTCGAAACTGACATGAAGACCTACACAAATCCCGCTGGATTTACTAGCAGTGTGTTAGATAAATACCATGGCAGGCCTTATGTGAGGAAACTTCACAATATTGTCAGATCAATTCAAATCATCGCCAAGACTGGCTTCGAAAACTGTACCGCCCAGCAATTGGAAAGCTTCTTGTATTTCCTATCATTGTATGCCGAAACTTGTCTATCATCATGTAGCAATCAAATGAATGTCATTCTGGAACAACTGAGAAAAGACAAAAGTGTACAGGTTTAA